One Brassica napus cultivar Da-Ae chromosome A1, Da-Ae, whole genome shotgun sequence genomic region harbors:
- the LOC106369475 gene encoding putative F-box/kelch-repeat protein At1g61540: protein MSSKSKSRSSAATSGKDPPRDKKMKKSSLATEPTSISILSLPDDLLINCLARVSRLYYHFLSRVSKRFRSIIASPELYATRSRLNRTEKCIYLYLRFPFDPKTYWLTLSGLPCRNVANGSSGYYMEQIPCPNYLRPAQSSTLVSVGSDIYKIGGANHLHECKIWKRNYCVSVSVLDCRTHTWRQAPGMGMARNANATATLFDGKIYVAGGCDEEYVSKPNWIEAFDLETQTWVPVTNPRIFRLYEEDRVKGFEAKSVSLEGKLYIFGDEAAVYNPEEGKWSELGREMYGMFRVERGCHCVIDDVLFLWDRYKRVFKWYDSKSYLWKDLIGVEGLPELSPDPQVCQVEMVDLGGKIGFLWDQYLYTATNQECRVWCAGIALERRDGDEMWGKVEWFDSVLRTHQSCSSFHVVSASV, encoded by the coding sequence ATGTCTTCCAAATCCAAATCTAGATCTTCAGCCGCCACGAGCGGTAAAGATCCACCGCGTGATAAAAAGATGAAGAAGTCATCGCTGGCGACAGAACCTACGTCGATATCGATCCTGTCACTTCCCGACGATTTGCTGATAAACTGCTTAGCACGCGTCTCCAGACTGTACTATCACTTTCTCTCACGCGTCTCCAAACGTTTCCGATCCATCATTGCTTCACCGGAGCTTTACGCAACTCGCTCGCGCCTAAACCGTACCGAGAAGTGTATCTACCTTTACTTACGCTTCCCTTTTGACCCCAAAACTTATTGGCTCACTCTAAGCGGTCTACCTTGTCGTAACGTAGCCAACGGGTCAAGTGGCTATTACATGGAGCAAATCCCATGTCCGAACTATTTGCGTCCCGCGCAGTCGTCGACGCTCGTATCCGTTGGATCTGATATCTACAAGATCGGCGGCGCTAATCATTTGCATGAATGCAAAATATGGAAGAGGAACTATTGTGTAAGTGTCTCTGTCCTAGACTGTCGCACTCACACGTGGCGCCAGGCTCCGGGCATGGGGATGGCGCGCAACGCGAACGCCACAGCGACGTTATTTGATGGGAAGATATACGTAGCCGGTGGATGTGATGAAGAGTACGTGAGTAAACCCAACTGGATCGAAGCGTTTGATCTGGAGACACAAACGTGGGTCCCCGTGACGAACCCTCGTATTTTCAGACTGTACGAGGAGGATAGAGTTAAGGGCTTTGAAGCCAAAAGCGTATCACTTGAAGGGAAGCTCTACATTTTTGGGGATGAGGCTGCGGTGTATAATCCCGAGGAAGGTAAATGGTCAGAGTTAGgaagggagatgtatggtatgTTTCGGGTAGAAAGAGGGTGTCATTGCGTGATTGACGATGTCTTGTTCTTGTGGGATAGATATAAAAGAGTGTTCAAATGGTATGACTCCAAGTCATATTTATGGAAGGATTTGATTGGTGTTGAAGGTTTGCCTGAACTTTCGCCCGACCCTCAAGTCTGTCAAGTGGAGATGGTGGATCTCGGTGGAAAGATTGGGTTTTTGTGGGATCAGTATTTGTATACAGCGACCAATCAGGAGTGTAGGGTTTGGTGTGCTGGGATTGCGCTTGAGAGGCGCGATGGAGATGAGATGTGGGGGAAAGTTGAGTGGTTTGATTCTGTGCTTAGAACCCACCAGTCTTGTTCTTCGTTCCATGTTGTTTCTGCTtctgtttga
- the LOC106369457 gene encoding F-box/kelch-repeat protein At4g39590-like has protein sequence MSTRTSAVANGDQPPRKKMSKQSPEISLWSLPYDLILNIIARVSRMYYPTLSVVSKKLGSVVASPELYQTRSRLNRTESCLYLCLRYYRDPPLDPNPHWFALCMKPNRTLTDRLFIPVTSPDVRHERSTGLTSKDVSIVAAGSNIYKTGGYTPSSSEVLVLDCRFNTWHSAPVMREKRSSPAASLVEGKIYVAGGCEDVNSENWVEVFDPKTQTWGNVTNPGAEIRPSSGAELESFGIEGKLYLFGHNRKCVVYDPKEARWNPMIELGMGMDMDVVMGMGMDMYEAMDMEMDMNGVASAVSYFHCVIGDVLFLWNEREFRWYDFNASSWKKLNGVEDLPDFDGDCKMVDVGGKMAVLWKVFGRGEERSIWCAEIALERRGDEMWGKVEWFDVVLTTHEQCGLFDADILSATV, from the coding sequence ATGTCGACCAGAACTTCCGCAGTCGCGAACGGCGACCAACCACCGCGTAAGAAGATGTCGAAGCAGTCCCCGGAGATCTCTCTTTGGTCCCTTCCTTACGATTTGATATTGAATATCATAGCGCGCGTGTCGAGAATGTACTATCCAACTCTCTCCGTCGTCTCCAAAAAGCTCGGATCCGTAGTTGCCTCACCGGAGCTTTACCAGACCCGCTCTCGCTTAAACCGCACCGAGAGTTGCCTCTATCTGTGCTTACGCTACTATCGAGACCCCCCTCTTGACCCTAACCCACATTGGTTCGCTCTCTGCatgaaaccaaaccgaaccctaACCGACCGTCTTTTCATCCCAGTCACGTCTCCCGATGTGCGTCATGAGCGATCTACGGGTCTAACATCTAAGGATGTTAGCATCGTAGCCGCTGGGTCTAACATCTACAAGACGGGCGGGTACACGCCCTCTTCTTCTGAAGTCTTGGTGCTTGATTGTCGGTTCAACACGTGGCACAGTGCTCCAGTGATGCGAGAGAAGCGGAGCTCCCCTGCCGCAAGCTTAGTTGAGGGGAAGATATATGTAGCGGGAGGGTGTGAAGATGTCAACTCCGAGAACTGGGTAGAGGTATTTGATCCAAAGACTCAAACGTGGGGAAATGTGACCAATCCTGGCGCTGAGATACGCCCGTCATCAGGAGCTGAACTCGAGAGCTTTGGAATTGAAGGAAAGTTGTACCTCTTTGGTCATAACCGTAAGTGTGTGGTTTACGATCCCAAGGAAGCTAGATGGAACCCGATGATAGAGTTGGGTATGGGTATGGATATGGATGTGGTTATGGGTATGGGTATGGATATGTATGAGGCTATGGATATGGAAATGGATATGAATGGTGTGGCTTCTGCAGTGTCCTATTTTCACTGCGTGATAGGAGACGTCTTGTTTCTTTggaatgaaagagagtttagatgGTACGACTTTAATGCAAGTTCATGGAAGAAGTTGAATGGTGTTGAAGATTTGCCTGATTTTGATGGAGATTGTAAAATGGTGGATGTTGGTGGAAAGATGGCTGTCTTGTGGAAGGTTTTTGGACGTGGCGAAGAGAGATCTATTTGGTGTGCTGAGATTGCGCTTGAGAGGCGCGGGGACGAGATGTGGGGGAAGGTGGAGTGGTTTGATGTCGTGCTCACAACCCACGAGCAATGTGGCTTGTTCGATGCGGATATTCTTTCTGCTACTGTCTGA
- the LOC106354745 gene encoding F-box/kelch-repeat protein At4g39590: protein MSSTAESSAAVNGDKPPHKKMTTQSPEISILSLPYDLLLNCLARVSRLYYPTLSLVSKKFRSVVASPDLYEARSLLHRTESCLYLCLRYDRDYPRNLDTYWFVLCRKPNRTVTDRSSGHLFIPVPSPQLRPARSMSLVAVGSNIYRIGGDMPSSSRVSVLDCRFNTWHRAPRMRLKRSSPAASLIDGKIYVAGGCEDPSSVNWIEVFDPKTRTWGNVANPGTETRPGASVRSFGIGGKLYIRGNENVVYDPKEASWNPIGLGIDMAFAASFNHCVIGDVMFLWDDDREFRWYDSKASSWKKLNGVEDLPNFYGYCKMVDHGGKKMALLWEGYLRSEFVVWCAEIALEMRDGDEMWGIVEWLDVVLSLNEPFRLFDANVLSATV, encoded by the coding sequence ATGTCGTCGACAGCCGAATCTTCCGCCGCCGTGAACGGCGACAAACCACCGCATAAGAAGATGACGACACAGTCTCCGGAGATCTCGATTTTGTCTCTTCCTTACGATTTGCTACTGAATTGCCTAGCGCGCGTCTCTAGATTGTACTACCCAACTCTCTCCCTCGTCTCCAAAAAGTTCCGATCCGTCGTTGCCTCGCCGGATCTTTACGAGGCTCGCTCCCTCTTACACCGCACAGAGAGTTGCCTCTATCTGTGCTTACGCTATGATCGCGATTACCCTCGTAATCTTGACACGTATTGGTTCGTTCTCTGCcgtaaaccaaaccgaaccgtaACCGACCGGTCAAGCGGCCATCTATTCATCCCAGTCCCATCTCCCCAACTGCGTCCTGCACGATCTATGAGTCTCGTAGCCGTTGGGTCTAACATCTACAGGATCGGCGGGGACATGCCCTCTTCTTCGAGAGTCTCGGTCCTTGATTGTCGATTCAACACGTGGCACAGGGCTCCAAGGATGCGATTGAAGCGGAGCTCCCCTGCTGCGAGCTTAATCGATGGGAAGATATACGTAGCAGGAGGGTGTGAAGACCCCAGTTCCGTGAATTGGATTGAAGTATTTGATCCAAAGACCCGAACTTGGGGAAATGTGGCGAACCCTGGCACGGAGACACGCCCAGGAGCTTCAGTTAGAAGCTTTGGAATTGGAGGAAAATTGTACATCCGTGGTAATGAGAATGTGGTTTACGATCCCAAGGAAGCTAGTTGGAACCCGATAGGATTGGGAATCGATATGGCGTTTGCGGCATCCTTTAATCACTGCGTGATAGGAGACGTCATGTTCCTTTGGGACGACGACAGAGAGTTTAGATGGTATGACTCCAAGGCAAGTTCATGGAAAAAGTTAAATGGTGTTGAAGATCTGCCTAATTTTTATGGGTATTGTAAAATGGTGGATCATGGTGGGAAGAAGATGGCTTTGTTGTGGGAAGGTTATTTGCGTTCGGAGTTCGTGGTTTGGTGTGCTGAGATTGCGCTAGAGATGCGCGATGGAGATGAGATGTGGGGGATTGTCGAGTGGTTAGATGTCGTGCTTTCACTCAACGAGCCGTTTCGCTTGTTCGATGCAAATGTTCTTTCTGCTACGGTTTGA
- the LOC106357497 gene encoding coatomer subunit alpha-2, which yields MLTKFETKSNRVKGLTFHPKRPWILASLHSGVIQLWDYRMGTLIDRFDEHEGPVRGVHFHNSQPLFVSGGDDYKIKVWNHKTHRCLFTLLGHLDYIRTVQFHHENPWIVSASDDQTIRIWNWQSRTCISVLTGHNHYVMCASFHPKEDLVVSASLDQTVRVWDIGSLKKKTVSPADDLMRFTQMNSDLFGGVDAIVKYVLEGHDRGVNWASFHPTLPLIVSGADDRQVKLWRMNETKAWEVDTLRGHMNNVSSVMFHAKQDIIVSNSEDKSIRVWDATKRTGIQTFRREHDRFWILAVHPEINLLAAGHDNGMIVFKLERERPAFALSGNSLFYTKDRFLRYYDCSTQKDSQVIPIRRPGTPSLNQSPRTLSYSPTENAVLICSDLDGGSYELYIIPKDSVGRSDVVQDAKRGTGGSAVFIARNRFAVLEKSTSQVLVKNLKNEVVKKSSLPIPTDAIFYAGTGNLLCRSEDKVVIFDLQQRLVLGELQTPFVRYVVWSNDMESVALLSKHTIIIASKKLVLQCTLHETIRVKSGAWDDNGVFIYTTLNHIKYCLPNGDSGIIRTLDVPIYITKVSGNTIFCLDRDGKNRAITINATEYIFKLALLRKRYDHVMGMIKNSQLCGQAMIAYLQQKGFPEVALHFVEDERVRFNLALESGNISVAVASATEINEKEQWYRLGVEALRQGNAGIVEFAYQQTKNFERLSFLYLITGKLDKLSKLMKIAEVKNNVMGQFHNALYLGDVKERVKILENAGHLPLAYITASVHGLKDVAERLATELGENVPSLPEGKTPSLLMPPSPVMCGGDWPLLRVMKGIFEGGLESAARGGAVDEEEEEDAGGDWGDALDMVDVDGMENRDIDAILEEAERGEDENDEEGGWEELEGLDLPPELDTPKASANARSSVFVTPTQGMPVSHIWSQKSSLAAEQAAAGSFDTAMRLLNRQLGIKNFAPLKSMFIDLFSGSQSYLRAFSSSPVVSLAIERGWSESSSPNVRGPPSLVYDFSQQEEKLKSGYKATTSGKLTEALRLFLSILHTIPLVVVESRSEVDEVKELVTIVKEYVLGLKMELKRRETKDDPVRQQELAAYFTHCNLQLPHLRLALFSAMGVCYKSKNLATAYTFAKRLLETNPMESQAKTARQIVQAAERNMTDTTELNYDFRNPFVICGSTYVPIYKGQKDVSCPYCTARFVPGQQGNICGVCDLAVIGADASGLVCSPSQVR from the exons ATGTTGACGAAGTTCGAGACAAAGAGTAACAGAGTGAAGGGCCTCACCTTCCACCCTAAACGGCCATGGATCCTCGCCAGTTTGCACAGTGGTGTGATCCAGCTCTGGGATTACCGTATGGGTACTTTGATCGATCGATTCGACGAGCACGAAGGTCCGGTTCGTGGTGTTCATTTTCACAATTCTCAGCCTCTCTTCGTCTCCGGAG GTGATGATTACAAGATCAAAGTCTGGAACCACAAAACGCACAGGTGCCTTTTCACTCTTCTCGGCCATCTCGACTACATCCGCACTGTCCAATTCCACCACGAGAACCCCTGGATTGTGAGTGCTAGTGACGATCAGACTATCCGCATTTGGAACTGGCAGTCACGGACTTGTATTTCTGTGCTTACTGGCCACAACCACTATGTTATGTGTGCTTCTTTCCATCCTAAAGAAGACCTTGTCGTCTCTGCATCTCTGGATCAGACTGTCCGTGTCTGGGATATTGGTTCTCTTAAGAAGAAGACAGTGTCTCCTGCTGATGACCTCATGCGATTCACACAGATGAACTCTGATCTTTTTGGTGGTGTTGACGCTATTGTTAAGTACGTCCTCGAAGGTCATGATAGAGGAGTAAACTGGGCTTCCTTTCATCCCACTCTTCCTCTCATCGTCTCTGGTGCAGATGACCGCCAAGTGAAGCTGTGGCGTATGAATG AAACTAAAGCTTGGGAGGTGGATACACTGCGAGGCCACATGAATAATGTTTCATCTGTTATGTTCCATGCAAAACAGGACATTATTGTTTCCAACTCTGAGGATAAAAGCATTCGTGTCTGGGATGCTACCAAGCGAACTGGAATCCAAACTTTTCGCCGTGAACATGATCGTTTCTGGATTCTTGCAGTTCACCCTGAGATTAATTTACTGGCAGCGGGGCATGACAACGGTATGATCGTCTTCAAGCTCGAGAGAGAACGTCCTGCATTTGCTTTGAGTGGCAATTCTTTGTTCTATACCAAAGATAGATTTTTGAGGTACTACGATTGTTCAACTCAGAAAGATTCCCAAGTTATCCCTATACGGCGTCCTGGTACTCCAAGCTTGAATCAAAGTCCAAGGACTCTATCATACAGTCCGACGGAAAATGCGGTTTTGATCTGCTCAGATTTAGATGGTGGTTCTTACGAGTTGTACATCATACCGAAAGATAGTGTTGGCAGAAGTGACGTTGTGCAAGATGCAAAGAGGGGGACAGGTGGTTCTGCGGTATTCATTGCCCGTAACCGGTTTGCTGTTCTTGAGAAAAGCACCAGCCAGGTGCTAGTCAAGAATCTCAAGAATGAGGTGGTTAAAAAGAGTTCTCTGCCTATACCCACAGATGCTATCTTTTATGCTGGGACTGGAAATTTGCTCTGTAGATCTGAGGATAAAGTGGTTATATTTGACCTTCAGCAAAGGCTTGTTCTTGGTGAACTTCAGACACCGTTTGTTAGGTATGTTGTTTGGTCTAACGATATGGAGAGTGTTGCTTTGCTCAGCAAACACACTATCATCATTGCAAGCAAAAAACTTGTCCTCCAGTGCACACTTCATGAGACAATACGTGTGAAAAGTGGAGCTTGGGATGACAATGGTGTCTTCATTTACACAACTTTGAACCATATCAAGTACTGTCTTCCTAATGGAGATAGTGGTATCATCCGAACGCTGGATGTCCCTATCTATATCACCAAGGTTTCTGGAAATACGATCTTCTGCTTGGACCGGGATGGGAAAAACAGGGCCATCACCATCAATGCAACTGAATACATTTTCAAGCTTGCACTGCTGAGGAAGAGATATGATCATGTCATGGGCATGATAAAGAACTCCCAGCTATGTGGACAGGCTATGATTGCTTACCTGCAGCAGAAAGGATTCCCTGAAGTTGCCCTCCATTTTGTTGAAGACGAGAGAGTCCGTTTCAATCTAGCTCTTGAAAGTGGCAACATTAGCGTCGCTGTTGCATCCGCTACAGAGATAAATGAGAAAGAGCAGTGGTATAGACTCGGGGTGGAGGCTCTTCGCCAAGGTAATGCTGGAATTGTTGAATTTGCGTACCAGCAAACAAAGAACTTTGAGAGGTTATCTTTTCTATATCTCATTACTGGTAAGTTGGACAAGCTTTCCAAGTTGATGAAGATTGCGGAAGTGAAGAACAATGTAATGGGTCAGTTCCACAATGCTCTCTACCTAGGAGATGTTAAAGAGCGTGTCAAGATACTTGAGAATGCTGGTCATTTACCTCTCGCATATATCACTGCATCGGTTCATGGTTTAAAGGACGTTGCTGAGAGACTGGCGACTGAGCTAGGAGAGAACGTGCCTTCATTGCCTGAAGGGAAAACTCCATCGCTTCTAATGCCACCATCTCCTGTCATGTGTGGTGGTGACTGGCCTCTTCTAAGAGTGATGAAGGGAATATTTGAAGGCGGGCTTGAGAGTGCAGCCAGGGGAGGTGctgttgatgaagaagaagaagaagatgctggTGGTGACTGGGGGGATGCACTTGACATGGTCGATGTTGATGGAATGGAGAACAGAGACATCGATGCCATTTTGGAGGAAGCAGAAAGAGGAGAAGACGAAAATGATGAAGAAGGTGGATGGGAGGAACTTGAGGGCTTAGACCTCCCACCAGAGCTTGACACTCCTAAGGCCTCTGCTAACGCACGTTCATCCGTCTTCGTGACACCTACTCAAGGTATGCCCGTAAGTCATATTTGGAGCCAGAAGTCATCCCTTGCTGCTGAGCAAGCTGCAGCAGGAAGCTTCGACACTGCAATGCGTCTGCTCAACAGGCAGCTTGGTATAAAGAACTTTGCGCCTTTGAAATCGATGTTTATTGATTTGTTCAGTGGCAGCCAAAGCTACCTGCGTGCTTTTTCTTCATCGCCTGTGGTTTCACTTGCCATTGAGCGAGGATGGAGCGAGTCTTCTAGTCCCAACGTCCGTGGCCCACCATCTCTTGTTTATGATTTCTCCCAGCAAGAAGAGAAGCTCAAATCCGGCTATAAAGCTACAACAAGTGGGAAATTGACTGAGGCTCTCCGGCTCTTCCTCTCTATCCTCCACACCATCCCTcttgtggtggtcgagtcaaGAAGCGAAGTCGATGAGGTAAAGGAACTGGTCACTATCGTCAAAGAATATGTTCTCGGTCTTAAAATGGAGCTTAAGAGAAGAGAGACGAAAGATGATCCAGTGAGGCAGCAGGAGCTCGCTGCTTACTTCACTCACTGCAACCTCCAACTACCTCACTTACGACTTGCGCTGTTTAGTGCAATGGGCGTCTGCTACAAGTCAAAGAACCTCGCCACTGCCTATACCTTCGCCAAAAGATTGTTGGAAACCAACCCAATGGAGAGCCAGGCCAAAACAGCTCGACAGATTGTCCAAGCCGCTGAACGCAATATGACTGATACAACCGAGCTCAACTACGACTTCAGAAACCCGTTCGTGATATGTGGGTCAACCTATGTGCCAATCTACAAAGGTCAGAAAGACGTGTCCTGTCCATACTGCACCGCCAGGTTTGTTCCAGGCCAGCAAGGAAACATATGCGGGGTCTGTGATCTTGCAGTCATTGGCGCAGACGCATCTGGTTTGGTATGCTCTCCTTCTCAAGTTCGTTGA
- the LOC106358406 gene encoding pentatricopeptide repeat-containing protein At4g39620, chloroplastic, producing the protein MAVDYLLTSPSTLRFSDFISSFSPNTNHKCLRFSPKPSSARITCGAVSSKRKLAEREIAERENRVLVRNLMSRISDREPLVKTLDKYVKVVRCEHCFLLFEELGKSDKWLQCLEVFRWMQKQRWYIADNGVYSKLISVMGKKGQTRMAMWLFSEMKNSGCRPDASVYNALITAHLHTRDKAKALEKVLGYFDKMKGMERCQPNVVTYNILLRAFAQSGKVDQVNALFKDLDMSAVSPDVYTFNGVMDAYGKNGMIKEMESVLTRMRSNECKPDIITFNLLIDSYGKKQEFEKMEQTFKSLMRSKEKPTLPTFNSMIINYGKARLRDKAEWVFEKMNDMNYAPSFITYECMIMMYGYCGCVSRAREVFEEVVESERVLKASTLNAMLEVYCLNGLHMEADKLFHNASGFRVHPDASTYKLLYKAYTKADMKEHVQMLMKKMEKDGIVPNKRFFLEALEAFGSRLPGSDSAMR; encoded by the exons ATGGCGGTAGACTACTTATTGACATCGCCTTCGACGCTGAGATTCTCCGATTTCATCTCTTCGTTCTCCCCAAACACCAACCACAAATGTCTTCGCTTCTCACCTAAACCCAGCTCCGCGAGGATAACCTGCGGCGCGGTTTCTTCGAAGAGGAAACTCGCTGAGAGAGAGATCGCGGAGAGGGAGAACAGAGTCCTCGTGCGGAACCTGATGTCGAGGATTAGTGACAGAGAGCCACTTGTCAAGACGCTTGATAAGTACGTGAAGGTCGTAAGATGCGAGCATTGCTTCTTGCTCTTTGAGGAGCTTGGGAAGAGCGACAAGTGGCTCCAATGCCtcgag GTGTTCAGGTGGATGCAGAAACAGCGCTGGTATATAGCAGATAACGGAGTGTACTCGAAATTGATATCCGTTATGGGGAAGAAGGGCCAAACACGAATGGCAATGTGGCTCTTCTCCGAGATGAAAAACAGCGGTTGTCGTCCAGATGCTTCTGTTTACAACGCTCTCATAACAGCTCATCTCCACACGCGGGACAAGGCAAAAGCTTTGGAGAAAGTCCTTGGTTACTTCGACAAAATGAAAGGCATGGAGCGATGCCAACCCAACGTCGTGACTTACAACATCCTCTTGAGGGCTTTTGCTCAGTCTGGTAAAGTAGACCAAGTCAACGCTCTGTTCAAAGACTTGGACATGAGTGCGGTTTCTCCAGACGTCTACACCTTCAACGGCGTGATGGATGCGTATGGGAAAAACGGGATGATCAAGGAGATGGAGTCTGTGCTTACTCGCATGAGGAGCAACGAGTGCAAGCCGGATATCATCACTTTCAATCTGCTTATTGACTCTTACGGTAAGAAGCAAGAGTTTGAGAAGATGGAGCAGACTTTCAAGAGTTTGATGCGGTCCAAGGAGAAGCCGACTCTTCCCACGTTCAACTCGATGATTATAAACTACGGGAAAGCTCGGTTGAGAGATAAGGCCGAGTGGGTTTTCGAGAAGATGAATGATATGAACTACGCGCCGAGTTTTATCACGTACGAGTGTATGATCATGATGTACGGTTACTGTGGTTGTGTTTCCAGAGCGAGGGAAGTGTTCGAGGAGGTTGTTGAGTCGGAGAGGGTGTTGAAGGCTTCAACACTCAATGCCATGCTTGAAGTTTACTGTCTTAATGGTCTTCACATGGAAGCAGATAAGCTTTTCCATAACGCAAGTGGGTTTAGAGTTCATCCGGATGCATCAACGTATAAGCTTCTGTACAAGGCGTATACTAAGGCAGATATGAAGGAGCATGTGCAGATGCTGATGAAGAAAATGGAGAAAGATGGGATTGTGCCTAACAAGAGATTCTTCTTGGAAGCCCTTGAAGCTTTCGGGTCGAGACTACCTGGTTCTGATTCTGCCATGAGATGA
- the LOC106369467 gene encoding putative F-box/kelch-repeat protein At1g61540, producing the protein MPETEPMSISFSSLPDDLLINCLARVSRLYYPALSCVSKNFRSIIASPEIHQTRSILNRTEKCVYLYLSFCRDPETYWFNMKRRPSRNIANESSGYYMEMVPSPKYLHPAQSSTLVAVGSDVYKIGGGDHSTCKLSKRKCSYSFSVLDCRTHMWRQAPSMWVERDSSSTATFFDGKIYVAGGCDKRYVGYPDRVEAFDLEKQTWGFVTNPRVFDWYHKYKAARECHCVIDDVLFFWESGAFKWYDSKTRLCKEVSDVKGLPDLHDPKFCKMAMVDLGGKMGLLWNTKTSQECKIWCAEITFERRHGDEMWGKVEWFDSVLSTHESCSSFYAVSASV; encoded by the coding sequence ATGCCGGAGACAGAACCTATGTCGATATCTTTCTCGTCTCTTCCTGACGATTTGCTCATAAACTGCTTAGCCCGAGTCTCTAGACTGTACTATCCAGCTCTCTCCTGTGTCTCCAAAAATTTCCGATCCATCATTGCCTCACCGGAGATTCACCAAACCCGGTCGATCCTAAACCGTACCGAGAAGTGTGTCTATCTTTACCTAAGCTTCTGTCGTGATCCTGAAACATATTGGTTCAATATGAAACGTCGACCTAGTCGAAACATAGCTAACGAGTCAAGTGGCTATTATATGGAGATGGTCCCATCTCCAAAATATTTGCATCCTGCGCAGTCTTCGACACTCGTAGCGGTTGGATCTGATGTCTACAAGATAGGTGGCGGTGATCATTCCACATGCAAACTCTCGAAGCGGAAGTGTTCTTATAGTTTCTCTGTCCTTGATTGTCGTACTCACATGTGGCGCCAGGCTCCTAGCATGTGGGTGGAGCGGGACTCATCCTCCACAGCGACATTTTTTGATGGGAAGATATATGTAGCCGGAGGTTGTGATAAAAGGTACGTCGGTTACCCCGACCGGGTCGAAGCGTTTGATTTAGAGAAACAAACTTGGGGCTTTGTGACTAACCCACGTGTTTTCGATTGGTACCATAAGTATAAGGCAGCAAGAGAGTGTCATTGTGTGATAGACGATGTATTGTTCTTTTGGGAATCAGGAGCGTTCAAATGGTATGACTCTAAAACACGTCTATGTAAGGAAGTGAGTGATGTTAAAGGATTGCCTGATCTTCACGACCCTAAATTCTGTAAAATGGCAATGGTAGATCTTGGTGGAAAGATGGGGCTTTTGTGGAATACTAAGACCAGTCAGGAATGCAAGATCTGGTGTGCTGAGATTACGTTTGAAAGGCGGCATGGAGATGAGATGTGGGGGAAGGTTGAGTGGTTTGATTCTGTGCTTAGTACGCACGAGTCTTGTTCCTCGTTCTATGCTGTTTCTGCTTCTGTTTGA